Proteins encoded in a region of the Pelmatolapia mariae isolate MD_Pm_ZW linkage group LG16_19, Pm_UMD_F_2, whole genome shotgun sequence genome:
- the LOC134644593 gene encoding pleckstrin homology domain-containing family G member 3, producing the protein MPEGTHSALHQGPMGEESPQLSSPLSNSDHVQGGLDLGPYYCGQVCMEALDGEGERPVSLVSSLSSGSSRDSHSFFGSTAVLPSSTTPPIPSEEDIDLELSPAEGTREQAGNQSPTLSGSRHRWQEQLEPRLITSQWNNNNGTANRKATGEILHIPCSPVVADAMAPNPKLTYVDRVVMEIMETERMYVKDLRSIVEDYLAHIIDIGNLPIRPEQVCALFGNIEDIYEFNSELLESLDMCENDPVAIAQCFVNKSEYFEIYTQYCTNYPNSVAALTDCMRSKTLAKFFRDRQASLKRSLPLGSYLLKPVQRILKYHLLLQEIAKHFDPDEEGYEVIQEAIDTMTGVAWYINDMKRKHEHAVRVQEIQSLLINWKGADLTTYGELVLEGTFHVLRAKNTRTLFLFEKMLLITKKRGEHYVYKIHILCSTLMLLDSAKDPLLFSVIHFKRPKQPHTVQAKSVEEKRLWAHHIKRLILENHSTIVPQRAKEAILDNSNYLGKYQYSPEKLKKVESCQPDDFHLEGRNGRRRSEPAKQIRRSTKAVLKHADSEGALLGARCSLQPATSVSTLTSSLGEPQAESPCVEDLMLRRDSLEELSPTDRDPKQGFLPSEGGLEPEKAVEEEDVEDGESYKEDILMGDDQVADFASSVLAAISCWHYRARSLLSTHFTTVRVSATHGFPISCSIPPASLPLILPCWLSSLSLIFHVLPFQDDQNEDIAELKTLTREDAEAYRQVEKHEADALKETCSSQVSMQEPCNLDCLPQANESNQLEEDHFQCPESPVTPSEQETETSGPQDGSRETGEEEEGESDSSGLQVEEASVLINGELSEEEEEVISDNKSILPSSVLDQASVIAGHFRGSLSRRSSVMSEDMGSLVCPSESVDDDAVHSPSACMDFEKQNQMLLSSSAELKTSSEANQSVPVRELGLNEGERRSTLSKQDRLLIHKIRQYYEHAEHQDANFSIKRRESLSYIPAGLVRNLSQQLNDNPAPQERAIPALRKGLSQNRPTSWSVFDLPGLQTSQNTGNYLPQRSVEAQASCNSISDNSGTEEEFRPSSEMLKVWQDMENEGQSQEAQQDAEVKVSESLLEMAHDSSDTSDAKTDKQSPQVLDESEMSTASNTLSTLSPIPTCQAVEGGSGQGTETPVFQESKDNQGQLPKIISFRTSMDEDQILQDMGKMKNKVFQLARQYSQRIKNKPIVWQRSRETANQEAFRDMPAVHKEKLQLRKRGKPSLRLPTNACSQAVIPELHSPSPVLTPSSGASSQSTITCPQSPEMETFHWPDVQELRSKYSDASHSSKITHSCTVLSGMDRCNGCEHKYSSSSDLRRSVTDPDTLRKQSETTRRDGSVVEDWPPHQKRSRLYPLLCRWKSLDHMPGSLPLHEVQNLQEPARTCLKVSQAQEGDNLCPEGVDSAAKSDLLSSGKTSESKLVRSLREKFQNLSTSS; encoded by the exons ATGCCAGAGGGGACCCATTCTGCTCTCCACCAGGGCCCAATGGGGGAag AATCTCCTCAGTTGTCCTCACCCCTCTCCAACAGTGACCATGTCCAGGGAGGCCTCGATTTGGGTCCATACTATTGCGGCCAGGTATGCATGGAGGCACTGGATGGAGAGGGTGAACGTCCAGTGAGCCTGGTGTCCTCCCTGTCCTCTGGTTCATCCCGTGATAGTCACAGTTTTTTCGGGAGCACAGCAGTCCTTCCTTCCTCCACCACACCGCCTATTCCAAGTGAAGAGGACATAGATTTGGAGCTGAGCCCAGCTGAAGGCACCAGAGAGCAGGCTGGGAACCAGAGTCCCACCCTTTCAGGTTCTAGACATCGCTGGCAGGAACAGCTGGAGCCCAGGTTGATCACCAGCCAGTGGAATAACAACAACGGCACAGCCAACAGGAAAGCGACCGGTGAAATACTTCACATCCCCTGTTCGCCTGTCGTCGCGGATGCCATGGCGCCCAACCCAAAGCTGACCTATGTGGACCGGGTTGTCATGGAGATCATGGAGACGGAGCGCATGTACGTCAAGGATCTGCGCAGCATCGTAGAG GATTACCTGGCTCACATTATCGATATAGGCAACCTTCCCATACGACCAGAACAAGTGTGTGCTCTTTTTGGAAACATAGAGGACATCTACGAGTTCAACAG TGAGTTGCTGGAGTCTTTGGACATGTGTGAAAATGATCCCGTGGCTATCGCTCAGTGTTTTGTAAATAAG AGTGAATACTTTGAAATCTACACCCAGTATTGCACCAACTATCCCAA CTCAGTGGCAGCACTGACCGACTGCATGAGGAGTAAAACTTTGGCCAAGTTTTTCAGGGATCGACAGGCTTCTCTGAAGCGCTCCCTTCCTTTGGGCTCTTACCTCCTAAAGCCAGTTCAGAGGATACTGAAATATCACCTGCTGCTTCAG GAAATTGCAAAGCACTTTGACCCAGACGAAGAGGGCTACGAGGTCATTCAGGAGGCCATAGACACCATGACAGGGGTTGCTTGGTACATCAACGATATGAAGAGGAAGCACGAACACGCTGTCAGAGTGCAG GAGATCCAGTCTCTTCTGATCAACTGGAAAGGTGCTGACCTGACCACCTACGGAGAACTTGTGCTAGAGGGCACCTTTCATGTGCTAAGGGCGAAGAACACCCGCACTCTCTTCCTCTTTGAAAAGATGCTCCTTATTACCAAAAAAAGAGGAGAACACTACGTCTACAAGATCCATATCTTG TGCTCCACCCTAATGCTACTTGACAGTGCCAAGGATCCCCTGCTCTTCAGTGTTATCCACTTCAAGCGTCCCAAGCAGCCTCACACAGTGCAG GCCAAGTCTGTAGAAGAGAAGCGTCTCTGGGCCCATCACATCAAGAGGCTCATACTTGAAAATCACAGCACCATCGTTCCACAAAGG GCAAAAGAAGCCATTCTGGATAATTCAAACT ATCTGGGGAAGTACCAGTATAGCCCTGAGAAGCTGAAGAAGGTGGAGTCCTGCCAGCCTGATGACTTCCATCTCGAAGGAAGAAATGGGAGAAGGAGATCAG AGCCAGCCAAACAAATCAGAAGAAGCACAAAAG CTGTTTTGAAG CACGCAGACAGTGAGGGGGCACTGCTGGGGGCTAGATGCTCCCTTCAGCCGGCCACTAGTGTCAGTACGCTGACCTCCAGTCTAGGGGAACCCCAGGCTGAGAGCCCGTGTGTGGAGGATCTAATGCTGAGAAGGGACTCTCTGGAGGAGCTAAGTCCTACTGACAGGGACCCGAAACAGGGCTTTTTACCCAGTGAGGGGGGGCTGGAGCCAGAGAAGGctgtggaggaggaggatgtgGAAGATGGGGAGAGCTACAAGGAAGATATACTGATGGGAGACGACCAGGTAGCCGACTTTGCCAGCTCAGTGCTCGCAGCCATCTCCTGCTGGCACTATAGAGCCAGGTCTTTGCTTTCTACTCACTTCACAACGGTGAGGGTTTCAGCCACCCACGGGTTTCCCATTTCCTGCTCCATTCCACCAGCTTCACTGCCACTCATTCTCCCATGCTGGCTCTCATCCCTatccctcattttt CATGTTTTGCCTTTTCAGGATGATCAGAACGAAGATATTGCTGAGCTGAAAACTCTGACAAGAGAGGATGCAGAAGCTTACAGGCAGGTGGAAAAACATGAGGCTGATGCTCTGAAAGAAACTTGCAGCTCGCAG GTCAGTATGCAGGAGCCGTGCAATCTAGACTGTCTTCCTCAAGCAAATGAGAGCAATCAGCTGGAAGAGGATCACTTCCAGTGCCCTGAGTCTCCTGTGACCCCCTCAGAACAAGAAACTGAGACCTCAGGACCTCAGGATGGCTCAAGGGAAactggagaggaagaagaaggagagagTGATTCCTCTGGTCTTCAAGTGGAGGAGGCGAGTGTACTGATAAATGGAGAGCTctcagaagaggaagaggaggtaaTCTCGGATAATAAAAGCATCCTACCTTCCTCTGTGCTAGACCAGGCGAGTGTGATAGCTGGACACTTCAGGGGCAGCCTATCTAGACGGAGCAGTGTAATGTCAGAGGACATGGGTTCCCTTGTCTGCCCCTCAGAGTCCGTGGATGATGATGCCGTCCACAGCCCTTCAGCTTGCATGGATTTTGAGAAACAGAACCAAATGCTGCTCAGCTCCTCAGCAGAGCTGAAAACTAGCTCAGAGGCTAATCAGTCAGTTCCTGTGCGTGAACTTGGGCTGAATGAAGGGGAACGCAGGTCTACGCTCTCCAAACAAGATCGCCTCCTCATCCACAAAATTCGACAGTACTACGAGCACGCTGAGCACCAAGATGCTAACTTCAGCATCAAGCGCAGGGAGAGTCTGTCTTATATTCCAGCAGGTCTGGTCAGGAACTTGAGCCAACAGCTTAATGATAATCCTGCTCCTCAGGAGAGGGCCATCCCAGCTCTTAGGAAAGGTCTCTCTCAGAACAGGCCTACATCTTGGTCTGTGTTTGACCTTCCTGGATTACAAACGAGTCAAAACACTGGAAATTATCTACCACAGAGATCAGTTGAGGCCCAGGCTAGTTGTAACAGCATTTCAGACAATTCAGGCACAGAAGAGGAATTCAGGCCTTCATCAGAAATGCTCAAGGTTTGGCAAGACATGGAAAATGAGGGACAAAGCCAGGAAGCCCAGCAGGATGCAGAGGTGAAAGTTAGTGAGTCATTATTAGAAATGGCACACGACAGCTCTGATACTTCAGATGCTAAAACCGATAAGCAATCACCTCAGGTTCTAGACGAATCTGAAATGAGCACCGCCTCCAATACCCTCTCCACGTTGTCACCCATCCCAACTTGCCAAGCAGTGGAAGGAGGATCTGGTCAGGGCACCGAGACCCCGGTGTTTCAAGAGAGTAAAGACAACCAAGGTCAACTACCTAAGATCATTAGCTTCCGAACAAGCATGGATGAGGACCAGATCCTTCAAGACATGGGAAAGATGAAGAACAAGGTGTTCCAGTTGGCTCGTCAGTACAGCCAGCGCATTAAAAATAAACCCATTGTCTGGCAAAGGAGCCGAGAAACTGCAAACCAGGAAGCCTTCAGGGACATGCCTGCTGTCCACAAGGAGAAGCTGCAGCTTAGAAAAAGGG GTAAACCAAGCCTAAGATTGCCCACGAATGCTTGCAGTCAAGCAGTTATCCCTGAACTCCATTCTCCAAGTCCAGTCCTGACTCCCagctctggagccagctcccaGAGCACAATTACCTGCCCGCAGAGCCCGGAGATGGAGACCTTCCATTGGCCTGATGTTCAGGAGCTGCGCTCCAAATACTCAGATGCATCCCACTCCTCAAAAATAACCCATAGCTGCACAGTCCTGAGTGGGATGGACAGGTGTAATGGCTGTGAACATAAATACAGTAGCTCCTCAGATCTTCGTAGGTCTGTGACAGACCCTGACACACTTAGAAAGCAATCTGAAACCACACGCAGAGACGGCTCCGTAGTAGAAGACTGGCCCCCACACCAGAAACGCTCTCGACTCTATCCCCTGCTGTGCAGGTGGAAATCTTTGGACCATATGCCTGGCTCTTTACCCCTTCATGAAGTACAGAACCTTCAGGAACCTGCCAGGACCTGCCTTAAGGTCAGCCAAGCACAAGAAGGAGATAACCTCTGTCCAGAGGGCGTAGACAGTGCAGCAAAGTCTGATCTCCTGAGTTCAGGGAAGACCTCAGAGAGCAAACTTGTGAGAAGCTTACGAGAGAAGTTCCAGAACTTGAGCACAAGTTCATGA